A single genomic interval of Acidobacteriota bacterium harbors:
- a CDS encoding Zn-ribbon domain-containing OB-fold protein has translation MTMFSSRNWREYPQRYRLEAVKFKKSGKTYFPPRLVDPETGDTECEKVTLPDTGKIVTYTVIRVAPSQWGDIAPYALAIAELADGTRLMAQVTDCDVEKVKIGMEVRLEFRRIQSEGHHGVISYGYKFVPKWY, from the coding sequence ATGACTATGTTCAGCTCTCGCAACTGGCGCGAGTACCCGCAGCGGTACCGGCTGGAAGCGGTCAAGTTCAAGAAGAGCGGCAAGACGTATTTCCCGCCGAGGCTGGTGGACCCGGAAACCGGCGATACCGAATGCGAGAAGGTCACGCTGCCGGACACCGGCAAGATCGTCACGTACACCGTTATCCGTGTGGCGCCGAGTCAGTGGGGAGACATTGCACCGTACGCCCTGGCCATTGCCGAACTGGCTGACGGCACCCGGCTGATGGCGCAGGTCACGGACTGCGACGTCGAAAAGGTCAAGATCGGGATGGAAGTACGGCTGGAGTTCCGCCGTATCCAGTCCGAGGGCCACCACGGCGTGATCAGCTACGGGTACAAGTTCGTGCCCAAGTGGTACTGA
- a CDS encoding acetate uptake transporter produces MDNKLSNPAPLGLMGFGMTTVLLNIHNAGFFPLGSMILAMGIFYGGLAQIFAGIMEFRKGNTFGTTAFTSYGLFWVSLVALIVFPRIGWAEATPAGFMAWYLFFWGLFTCLMWFATFGKHRALQVVFLTLTILFWLLAVADWTGSAAVRIIAGYEGIVCGLSAIYLAMAEVINESQGRTILPIG; encoded by the coding sequence ATGGACAACAAGCTGTCGAACCCGGCGCCGCTGGGACTGATGGGTTTCGGCATGACCACCGTCCTGCTGAACATTCACAATGCCGGGTTTTTCCCGCTTGGTTCGATGATTCTCGCGATGGGAATCTTCTACGGGGGTCTGGCACAGATCTTTGCCGGCATCATGGAATTCAGGAAGGGAAACACCTTCGGGACCACGGCCTTCACCTCGTACGGTCTTTTCTGGGTGTCGCTGGTGGCCTTGATCGTCTTTCCCCGAATCGGGTGGGCCGAGGCAACCCCGGCGGGCTTCATGGCCTGGTACCTTTTCTTCTGGGGCCTGTTTACATGCTTGATGTGGTTTGCCACGTTCGGCAAGCACCGTGCTCTGCAGGTCGTTTTTCTCACTCTGACGATTCTTTTCTGGCTGCTGGCGGTCGCTGACTGGACGGGCTCGGCCGCGGTGCGCATAATTGCCGGGTACGAGGGCATCGTGTGCGGTCTTTCGGCCATCTACCTGGCCATGGCCGAGGTCATCAATGAATCGCAGGGCAGGACGATCCTGCCGATCGGGTAA
- a CDS encoding thiolase domain-containing protein produces the protein MRKVCVVGVGLSQWGEIWRKSFRQLFVDAAMDAIRDSGVDHLDSLYVGCMSGGLFVGQEHVGALMADYMGMPGVPAVRVESACASGGMAFRLAFLEVASGNADIVMASGVEKMTDCSGDDATYALAAAADQEYEVFHGATFPGLYAMMAHAHMARYGTTRDMLSAVAVKNHRNGARNPVAQYPFEITAEQVAKSVMVADPLHILDCSPITDGAAAVIVTTEEVARKLGKPYVIVTGSGAGTDTIALAQREDMTTIKATTAATQRALKMAGRKIEDVQFCEVHDCFTIAELVVTESIGKFKPGKAGPAALAGETSLEGTFPVNPSGGLKSKGHPVGATGVAQVIEVYKQLTGQAENGRQIAGSPKTGLTQNMGGSGASSVTHILEVA, from the coding sequence ATGAGAAAGGTTTGTGTAGTAGGTGTCGGCTTGAGTCAGTGGGGAGAGATCTGGCGAAAGTCGTTTCGCCAGCTTTTTGTCGATGCCGCTATGGACGCAATTCGTGACTCCGGGGTCGATCACCTGGACTCGCTGTACGTGGGTTGCATGTCCGGCGGGCTTTTCGTCGGCCAGGAACACGTGGGTGCCCTCATGGCCGATTACATGGGCATGCCCGGCGTGCCGGCCGTCCGGGTGGAGTCGGCCTGCGCGTCCGGCGGGATGGCGTTTCGGCTGGCGTTTCTCGAAGTGGCTTCGGGCAACGCCGACATCGTCATGGCCTCCGGTGTCGAGAAAATGACCGACTGTTCGGGTGACGACGCCACCTACGCCCTGGCTGCGGCCGCGGATCAGGAATACGAAGTGTTCCACGGTGCCACGTTTCCGGGATTGTACGCCATGATGGCGCATGCCCACATGGCCAGGTACGGGACGACCCGCGACATGCTCTCGGCGGTGGCGGTCAAGAACCATCGTAACGGCGCCCGGAACCCGGTTGCCCAGTACCCCTTTGAGATCACGGCCGAGCAGGTGGCCAAGTCCGTTATGGTCGCGGACCCGCTTCACATTCTGGACTGCTCGCCGATCACCGACGGGGCCGCCGCCGTGATCGTGACGACCGAAGAGGTTGCCAGGAAGCTTGGCAAACCGTACGTGATAGTGACCGGCAGCGGTGCCGGCACCGATACTATCGCCCTTGCCCAGCGCGAGGACATGACGACTATCAAGGCCACGACGGCGGCCACGCAGCGGGCGCTGAAAATGGCCGGCCGGAAGATCGAGGACGTCCAGTTCTGCGAAGTGCACGACTGTTTCACCATTGCAGAGCTCGTGGTGACGGAATCAATCGGCAAGTTCAAACCGGGCAAAGCCGGTCCGGCGGCTCTGGCGGGGGAAACCTCGCTGGAAGGAACGTTTCCGGTTAACCCGTCGGGCGGCCTGAAGTCCAAAGGACACCCCGTCGGTGCCACCGGCGTAGCACAGGTGATTGAGGTCTATAAACAACTGACCGGGCAGGCGGAAAACGGTCGGCAGATTGCGGGGTCGCCGAAGACGGGCCTGACGCAGAACATGGGCGGTTCCGGCGCATCCTCGGTCACGCACATATTGGAGGTGGCGTGA
- a CDS encoding SRPBCC family protein has product MKIYSVQRSQQLALSLNDAWRFFSNPANLALLTPPSLNLRPISDVPALMYEGMLVTYRITPFAGIPVTWVTEITHVNEPFMFIDEQRFGPYRFWHHEHRFEEIANGIVLGDTVRYGLPLGILGRIAHALVVRRQIDAIFAFRERVLGQRFGSAAH; this is encoded by the coding sequence ATGAAAATCTACAGCGTTCAGCGGAGTCAGCAACTGGCCCTGTCGCTGAATGACGCCTGGCGGTTCTTTTCCAACCCGGCGAATCTCGCGCTTCTGACCCCGCCCTCGCTCAACCTGAGACCGATCTCCGACGTGCCGGCCCTGATGTACGAGGGGATGCTCGTCACCTACCGTATCACCCCGTTCGCCGGTATCCCCGTCACGTGGGTGACCGAAATCACCCATGTGAACGAACCGTTCATGTTCATCGACGAACAGCGCTTCGGGCCGTACAGGTTCTGGCACCATGAGCACCGGTTTGAGGAAATCGCGAACGGCATCGTGTTGGGGGATACCGTCCGCTACGGGCTGCCGCTGGGTATCCTGGGCCGAATAGCCCATGCCCTTGTGGTCCGCAGGCAGATCGACGCCATCTTCGCCTTCCGGGAGAGGGTACTCGGGCAGCGGTTCGGGTCCGCAGCCCACTAG
- a CDS encoding hydroxymethylglutaryl-CoA synthase encodes MAGIVGYGAHLPRHRIKIAEIAKVWGADAPSYERGLMLRQKSVPPPDMDTITLSVEAAKNALKRSGGVDPADIGAIYVGSESHPYAVKPSGTVVAEAIGATPDIHCADFEFACKAGSEAMFVALSHVQSGNMKYALAIAADTSQGAPSDALEFSTAAGAGAFIMGMENLIAEVLYTHSYMTDMPDFWRREHEFYPQHGGRFTGEEAYFAHTKGASRAILEKSGMKPADFRHAVFHQPNGKFPVRVARDLGFSSEQIQAGLLAPTLGNTYSGASPIGLTAALDASKPGDLIFMCSYGSGAGSDAFIWKVTGRIDEARDKAVRTKKLLDENLFYIDYGTYAKYRGKIIKNN; translated from the coding sequence ATGGCTGGTATTGTAGGCTACGGAGCGCATCTTCCGAGACATCGCATAAAGATTGCCGAGATTGCCAAGGTCTGGGGAGCGGATGCGCCGAGCTACGAGAGAGGGCTGATGCTGCGTCAGAAGTCGGTTCCCCCGCCCGACATGGATACGATAACCCTGTCCGTGGAGGCCGCCAAGAACGCGCTGAAGCGCTCCGGCGGGGTGGACCCGGCGGATATAGGAGCGATTTATGTCGGTTCGGAGTCGCATCCGTACGCGGTGAAACCATCGGGCACGGTCGTGGCGGAAGCCATCGGAGCTACGCCGGATATCCATTGTGCCGATTTCGAGTTTGCGTGCAAGGCCGGATCGGAAGCAATGTTCGTGGCGCTCTCCCACGTCCAATCCGGGAACATGAAATACGCTCTGGCCATCGCCGCCGACACGTCGCAGGGAGCACCTTCCGATGCCCTGGAGTTCTCCACGGCCGCCGGCGCGGGTGCCTTCATCATGGGCATGGAGAATCTCATCGCCGAGGTTCTGTACACGCATTCCTACATGACCGACATGCCCGATTTCTGGCGTCGCGAACACGAGTTTTACCCGCAGCACGGCGGGCGTTTCACCGGTGAGGAAGCCTACTTCGCCCATACCAAGGGAGCTTCGCGGGCTATCCTGGAGAAATCGGGGATGAAGCCGGCCGACTTCAGGCACGCTGTTTTTCACCAGCCCAACGGGAAGTTCCCGGTCAGGGTCGCCCGTGATCTCGGGTTTAGCAGTGAGCAGATTCAAGCCGGTCTTCTGGCACCGACGCTCGGGAATACGTATTCAGGGGCGTCACCGATCGGGCTGACGGCGGCGCTGGACGCCTCAAAACCAGGCGACCTGATCTTTATGTGCTCGTACGGTTCCGGCGCCGGTTCCGACGCCTTTATCTGGAAGGTCACGGGGCGCATCGACGAGGCGCGCGACAAGGCGGTTCGTACGAAAAAGCTCCTGGACGAAAATCTCTTCTACATCGACTACGGCACCTACGCCAAGTATCGTGGGAAGATCATCAAGAACAATTAG
- a CDS encoding DUF523 and DUF1722 domain-containing protein, which produces MSSFAKPTVVVSKCLGFEACRFDGRRLCSPFVQALKPYVNFVPVCPEVRIGLGTPREPIELVRTGSEISLCQPTTGRNLTRTMNAFAHRFLSSQQDVDGFILKGRSPSCGIGDVRIRSLTDNHRTESRHGSGVFAAQVLKRCGDLAVTTDSRLARDRAREHWLTGLFTLAAFRLSMRSGSMKRLVAFHRYNRHLLAACNQGRARRLDAAMRACDRKHPRATFAEYQLHLRAAMSRPPRRASVRKILAGALDYYSTHLDASERHAFSRSLERYCQGEFPLSALRKTLQVWAVRYDKTFLRSDSFFRPYPGELADINSWRKSE; this is translated from the coding sequence ATGAGTTCGTTCGCCAAACCCACGGTAGTGGTCAGCAAGTGCCTGGGATTCGAGGCCTGCCGCTTTGACGGGCGGCGTCTGTGCAGCCCGTTCGTGCAGGCTCTCAAACCGTACGTGAACTTCGTACCGGTCTGCCCCGAGGTCCGGATCGGGCTGGGCACTCCCCGCGAACCGATAGAACTCGTTCGGACCGGATCGGAAATTTCACTCTGCCAGCCGACGACCGGCCGGAATCTGACCCGAACGATGAATGCCTTCGCACATCGGTTTCTCTCTTCGCAGCAGGACGTGGACGGCTTCATTCTCAAGGGCCGATCACCCTCATGCGGCATCGGCGACGTGAGAATCCGAAGCCTGACCGACAATCATCGAACCGAATCACGGCACGGTTCCGGCGTCTTTGCCGCACAGGTTTTGAAACGCTGCGGTGATCTGGCCGTCACGACGGATTCGAGGCTGGCCCGGGACCGCGCCCGTGAACACTGGTTGACCGGGCTGTTTACACTGGCAGCGTTCCGCCTGAGCATGCGATCCGGCAGCATGAAACGCCTGGTTGCTTTTCATCGGTACAACCGTCACCTGCTGGCCGCCTGCAACCAGGGGCGGGCGCGGCGCCTCGACGCGGCCATGCGAGCCTGCGACAGGAAACATCCACGCGCGACCTTCGCGGAATATCAGCTCCACCTTCGCGCCGCCATGAGCAGACCTCCCCGGCGGGCTTCCGTAAGAAAAATACTGGCCGGCGCACTGGATTACTACTCGACTCACCTCGACGCCTCCGAGAGGCACGCCTTCAGTCGGTCGTTAGAGAGGTATTGTCAGGGAGAGTTCCCCCTGAGCGCGCTTCGAAAAACGCTCCAGGTCTGGGCCGTCCGGTACGACAAGACGTTCCTGCGGTCTGACAGCTTCTTCCGACCATACCCCGGTGAGCTGGCCGACATCAACTCCTGGAGAAAGTCTGAATAG
- a CDS encoding class I SAM-dependent methyltransferase: MDTAGGYEDFPFVAEYYDYVHSYAALKDTDFFVGFARKAFGPVLELACGTGRVLIPTAKAGIEIVGLDLSEPMLSACRRKLSKEAAEVQARVQLVHADMRRFDLKRRFALAMIPFRSFQLLTEIDDQLSCLASVHRHLQDDCRLVLDLFNPHMPWLAGEPRKEEYGDDPPVTMPDGRKVYMRGRNVRIDRPKQCIDVELIFYVEHPDGRKERLVHSFRVFYLFRYEAEHLLARSGFEVEHVYGDHEMNPFGTEEPGELILVARKRP; encoded by the coding sequence ATGGACACGGCGGGTGGGTACGAAGACTTTCCGTTTGTTGCTGAATACTATGACTACGTGCATTCGTATGCGGCTCTGAAGGACACTGACTTCTTTGTCGGATTTGCCCGTAAGGCGTTCGGTCCGGTCCTGGAGCTTGCCTGCGGCACCGGACGGGTGCTGATCCCGACAGCAAAGGCCGGCATCGAGATAGTCGGGCTCGATCTCTCTGAGCCAATGCTTTCCGCCTGCCGAAGAAAACTGTCCAAGGAGGCGGCCGAGGTTCAGGCGCGGGTTCAGCTCGTTCACGCCGACATGCGACGCTTCGACCTCAAGCGCCGGTTTGCGCTGGCCATGATCCCGTTTCGATCCTTTCAACTGTTGACCGAGATCGATGACCAACTGTCATGTCTGGCCTCTGTCCATCGCCACCTTCAGGATGACTGCCGCCTCGTGCTTGACCTGTTCAATCCGCATATGCCGTGGCTGGCCGGTGAGCCGCGAAAGGAGGAGTACGGTGATGATCCGCCGGTGACGATGCCGGACGGCCGGAAGGTCTACATGCGCGGGCGCAATGTTCGGATCGACAGACCGAAACAGTGTATCGATGTCGAACTGATCTTTTACGTCGAGCATCCTGACGGGCGGAAAGAGCGACTGGTACACTCCTTTCGTGTCTTCTACCTGTTTCGCTATGAGGCCGAGCACCTGCTGGCACGAAGCGGGTTCGAAGTCGAGCACGTCTACGGCGATCACGAGATGAATCCGTTCGGCACCGAGGAACCCGGAGAGCTGATCCTGGTTGCGCGCAAACGCCCCTGA